The following nucleotide sequence is from Myripristis murdjan chromosome 22, fMyrMur1.1, whole genome shotgun sequence.
GGGTGCacgagggttagggttattcaGGAATGACACCGCACATCTGGCAAATGACAGCGgtgatgtgaatgaatgaaataacatttcactggctgtgttttggaaaCTCGGCCGTAAACAGCTGTGACGCTGCAGGATGTTCAGACTGGAGGAAATTCATGAAGTGAAGTTCCCTTCACCGACGTTCCctgagcaggcagcaggcagcaggcagcaggcagcaggcagcaggcagcaggcagcagagagcaggcagcagagagcaggcagcaggcagcagagagcaggcagcaggcagcagagagcaggcagcaggcagcaggcagcaggcagcagagagcaggcagcaggcagcagagagcaggcagcagagagcaggcagcaggcagcaggcagcaggcagcaggcagcaggcagcagagagcaggcagcagagagcaggcagcagagagcaggcagcagagagcaggcagcaggcagcagagagcaggcagcaggcagcaggcagcagagagcaggcagcagagagcaggcagcaggcagcagagagcaggcagcaggcagcagagagcaggcagcaggcagcaggcagcaggcagcagagagcaggcagcaggcagcagagagcaggcagcaggcagcagagagcaggcagcagagagcaggcagcagagagcaggcagcaggcagcaggcagcagagagcaggcagcagagagcaggcagcaggcagcagagagcaggcagcaggcagcaggcagcaggcagcagagagcaggcagcagagagcaggcagcaggcagcaggcagcaggcagcaggcagcaggcagcaggcagcagagagcaggcagcagagagcaggcagcaggcagcaggcagcaggcagcaggcagcagagagcaggcagcaggcagcaggcagcaggcagcaggcagcagagagcaggcagcaggcagcaggcagcagagagcaggcagcaggcagcaggcagcaggcagcaggcagcagagagcaggcagcagagagcaggcagcagagagcaggcagcagagagcaggcagcaggcagcaggcagcagagagcaggcagcaggcagcagagagcaggcagcaggcagcaggcagcagagagcaggcagcaggcagcaggcagcagagagcaggcagcagagagcaggcagcaggcagcagagagcaggcagcaggcagcagagagcaggcagcaggcagcaggcagcaggcagcaggcagcagacagcaggcagcaggcagcaggcagcagagagcaggcagcgagagcaggcagcagagaggcagcagcggcagcaggcagcaggcagcagagagcaggcagcaggcagcaggcagcaggcagcaggcagcaggcagcaggcagcaggcagcaggcagcagagagcaggcagcaggcagcagagagcaggcagcagagagcaggcagcaggcagcagagagcaggcagcaggcagcaggcagcaggcagcaggcagcaggcagcagagagcaggcagcaggcagcaggcagcaggcagcaggcagcaggcagcaggcagcaggcagcaggcagcaggcagcagagcaggcagcaggcagcaggcagcaggcagcaggcagcaggcagcagagagcaggcagcaggcagcaggcagcaggcagcagagagcaggcagcaggcagcaggcagcaggcagcaggcagcaggcagcaggcagcagagagcaggcagcaggcagcaggcagcaggcagcagagagcaggcagcaggcagcaggcagcaggcagcagagagcaggcagcaggcagcaggcagcaggcagcaggcagcaggcagcagctctgTGGATCAGAACACAGGCTGAGTTCAGATCCACAGGGCACTGAATTCAAACTGTGTCAGATTATATGctgatcactgacagattattttaagATGCTTAATAAAGACGGTGGTGAGAGAAATAACCGCCGCGTCTCCAGCAcctggttgttgttgttgccataaACAACGAGAGTTAACCGTTGGTTCGACTCGCCGGCGCGCAATGACTGATGGGTAATATCTGTCGGTGAGGTGAGGAACCGTCGTTCAcctgttcagactgttcagactgttcaAACTGTTCAAACTGCTCTCTGAGGTTTGGAGTCACTGAACACTGCACACACCCTGAGGAGTCCACCACACAGGGAGCTACAGGGAGACCAGGACACACCCTGAGGAGTCCACCACACAGGGAGCTACAGGGAGACCAGGACACACCCTCAGCTTCTCTGTACAGCACAGCCCTGACCAACACTTCCTGTATCCtcgtctccatggcaaccggATCATGTTTTTACTCAAATGGGACGGATGTAGTGCATGTAGATATAGTGCACATGgagtgtgtgtagatgtgtgtgtagatgtgtgtgtgtgtgtgtgtgtgtgtgcgcgtgtaggtgtgtgtgtgtgtgtgtgtgtgtgtagatggagTGTTAGATTCTCTGAGCAGGAGCTCCTCCTCCCCTCAGAGGGTTAAATGTGTCCGGTCCATGATGTTTCTGAAGAGTTTCCTGGTGAAGCGTCCTGCCtggagctgcaggcctgaggggtcctggtcctggtcctggtcctggtcctggtcctggtcctggtcctggccCTGGTCCTGGCcttggtcctggtcctggtcctggtcctggccCTGGTCCTGGCcttggtcctggtcctggtcctggtcctggccCTGgccctggtcctggtcctggtcctggtcctggtcctggtcctggtcctggccctggtcctggtcctggtcctggtcctggtcctggggTTTTCTGGATGTTTCTCTGAGGGCTGTGTGCTGAAGGTTTCCTGGAGGTCCTGAGTGTTTCTGGAGGTTTTCTGAGGACTGGACCGCGTGCAGTGGAGCTGAGCCGTTTTCCGGGTCGGGGTTTTCCGGGTCGGGGTTTTCCGGGTCGGGGTTTTCCGGGTCGGGGTTTTCCGGGTCGGGGTTTTCCGGGTCAGGGTTTCCCGTGTGCTCCGGCCTGCAGAACACTCCCGTCCCGGGGCAGCAGCTGCGTCCCGCACAGGAAACTCTGCAGATCGTCTTTCACTTGATGACAGGGCGGAGAGGAGCCCAGCTGAGCTGATCCCAggtcagtctgctgctgctcaggtaGAGGAGATGAAGCAGACCTCAGCCTGCAGCCGGCCCATGTCGGCTTAGAGCCTTCAGCGTGGGGCCACCGGGGCCCGGGCCCACGAGGGGGGCCTGGGGCCCCCGAggttctcagcaaaatgaggagcagTTTAAATGTGTGTGGAAGGCGTCTGAGCGCAGGTTTTCacagtgagtgtctgtgtgtgtgtgtgtgtgtgtgtgtgtgtgtgtgtgtgtgtgtgagtgtgtgtgtgtgtgtgtgtgtttgctgtgtgtcagctgcagtggtgggcggggccaggcAGGCTGATTGACAGGTGGCGGCTGGCAGCAGCTTGACTCCACATTCCTGTCGGGCCTTCCTCTGATCCTCtgagactgaacacacacacacacacacacacacacacacacacacactcacacacacacacacacacacacacacctcagctgcTCTCAGCTGGAGGGAAACAACACGATCACTCACCTCCACGCttccattcattgtgtatgcgGGCAGctgtgcagtgcattctgggagttTTGTGTTGCATTTCCAGAGATGGGGCGTCACAGTggcgtctcctcatttgcataaagttgaggtctaggccactttatgcaaattagagGCGGACATGGACGTATctaatacagacagacagacagacagagagacagacagacaggcaggcagacagacagacagacaggcaggcagacagacaggcagacagacagacagacagacaggcaggcaggcagacagacaggacaggaagcTGATGCTCCTGATGCTTCCTGTAGCTCTGAAATAAAACCACTGATCTGAGTGCagctcagtttctgtgtgtgtgtgtgcgtgcatgcctgcgtgtgtgtgtgtgtgtgtgtgtgtgtgtgtgtgttgctgtcagcCATGTGTCTCTGGCTTCACTCACACTTCGTGCTTCAGGTCTCAGCAGGCGGCTGTGACAACATGAGGTGATAATTAACAACAATCATAACAACATGAATAATTACTAAGAAGAATCAACAAgaactgttattgttgttgttgttgttattgttgttattgttgttattgttacagtATTATGCAGCTCTCTCATTGGTTCATCAAAGCTGTCAGTCAGTTTTGATGAACCAACTGAGAGCGGCTCTACCAGGAACTCCCTCCAGACCGGCCGGTTCTCCAGAGGAACCTCATGAAGGATTTTCAGGTTCCTTAAAGACCGCCCTGACGTGGCGTTCAGGGACCTCAGACCGCCCTGACGTGGCGTTCAGGGACCTCAGACAGGCCTGACGTGGCGTTCAGGGACCTCAGACAGGCCTGACGTGGCGTTCAGGGACCTGAGACAGGCCTGACGTGGCGTTCAGGGACCTCAGACAGGCCTGACGTGGCGTTCAGGGACCTCAGACAGGCCTGACGTGGCGTTCAGGGACCTCAGAACCCGTCCTCTGTGAGGCCGGGTTAGGTTCTGTGGTTCTGTGAGCAGACTTTGGTTCCTGGAAGAACCCAGGCGGTGGAACACGTTTTCTTTTCCTGCTCATCGTGTGGCTGAGTCCTGATTAAAGGGCGATGACACTCAAATTCAGCTGGTCTGTTTCTCAGGTTGATGTCAGATATGCAGCATTCAGCCGTCATCACGTTACCATAACgactgacgtgtgtgtgtgtgtgtgtgtgtgtgtgtgtgtgtgtgtgtgtgtgtgtgtcagaactGCCTGAGGAGGCGGGACGCCGGGTTGATCAGccagctgcaggagctggacCGGCAGATCAGCGAGATGCGACTGGACAGCGAGGCGTCACATGACCAGGTGGAGACGGACAGTCGACCCAGTTCAGGTACATCACCTGTAAACTTTACTGAGAgcagagacacactgacacaccaaCACGTCTTTATTTACTGAGCAGGGAACGTTTGAGTTTCATTTCTCACTTGGAGGGGAACtggatccagatccagatccagattcagatccagatccagatccagatccagatccagatccagtgGCTGCCTCAGAGCCAATCAGGTCTCGTGCACACTCACCGTGCAGTGCAGGACAGATGGGCGGGGCTTGAATGacaagtgggcggggcttgcaGGGGCTGAATCTCAGGTCAATCTCAAGGCATATATATTggcaaaaatccagaaaaatgaaaaggctgGTGGAGGATTCAGGTGGCGTCCGGCCGGCCTGACAGGAAGCTGCGGGCAGATTTAACCCCGCGAGGCCCGGCGGGTCTGCAGAGCTGGAGGCAgaacccgaacccgaacccgaacccgaaccctGCAAGCAGAAATACAAACCTTGACACTCAAATTCATCCTCAttcttcttcattcattcattcattcttatttctgtatttatttttgtaatattttgtaggattaatgcacatatttaggcTTAATACACAGACTTTATAcaaatttgtaaggcacatattttttatatttttctctttctaatAACTGAATTCCTCTGTTgagaatctgattggctgcagctgATCCTCTTTCACAGATCAGTGAAGTTTTTCTGATTCAGATTCACTTTTCGTTGTTTCTATTGGACACGTTGCCATGGCGATGTACACGTCTGTTTCCCACGTCAGTCAAGTCCCGCCGAACTGAACTGAGTTTAtacagatgagaaaaaaagaactaaaaggaaaaatataaaagtttaGACTTTCAATTTAATACAAACCCCTCGAACACACCACTTCCAAACTAACTGAGGaatttatttaaagatttactctgttttatttataataagaatgtctctgtctctctctctccctgtctctctctctccctgtctgtctgtctctctctctccctgtctgtctctctccctgtctctctctctctgcaggtttcTATGAGTTGAGTGACGGGGCGTCCGGCTCGCTCTCTAACTCGTCCAACTCGGTCTTCAGTGAGTGTTTCTGCTCGGCCGCCGACGCCGACGGCCGCCTGCCGTCCACAGGTACAGAATACTCCATAACACTGCTtaagtactgcagtactgctaaAGTACTGCTAAAGTACTGCAGTGCTGCGAGGGATGTTCAGGCTGGGGTCCTggggcccccaggggccccTCAGGGTCCTCTAGGAGGTCCCTGAGGGGAggaatcatttattttctctttgactgaaatgcttgtgaaaggcaaaCCAAGAATAATATccactaaaacaaaataaagcaaagtagatgagaaaaaaacattttctttgactgaaagaaaaataaaaacgaagCGTTCCAAAAGTAAAACTGTGTCGTGAGTTTACAGAACTCAAACTGTCCAGAACACGTCTGGGTTCCATCTGGAACTTTATTCTATCTCACTTTTTAATGAgctgatattttcttttatttacaaaatgttttttgctgatgttgtaatgttttctcatttttctgataattttctttcatttatttttctcatgtccTGCTGACGTGTTGTGGCTCCGCCCACGCCGCCGTCATGTGATGTCACTTTACAcacccgctcacacacacacacctcctcctcctctgtttgatGTAACATGtggtgtctgtctgctgctccttttgtcctgtttgctgtgtaaacacacacacacacacacacacacacacacacacacacacacacacacacacacctttacttTCCTTTGCACAGCCTCACTCTCCCTCCATTGGCCAGATGATTCTGTTATCGTTTACAACAATTTACAaactccgtgtgtgtgtgtgtgtgtgtgtgtgtgtgtgtgtgtgtgtggtcgaggtattgctaatgttgtggggactcgcctccctcaTGGGGACATAAAGCAAGTCCCCTTATAGTGACAATCATTAATTATCGGGAgcagacttgatttaaaggtaagatAAGTTCAGGGTCAGGGGGTCAGGTTAGGAAATAAAACACTCGATATCTCACACCGACTCCAGCTCCAATTTCAGTAGTACGAGCGGCTTTGGTTGTGAGTTTTGGCGTGAAAAGGAACTGACCCACATCCGTTACTGAGCTGCCAAAACTCTGAAGAACAGCCCGCCTTGACTGAGGTTCAGGGTCAGTGTGGAaccatgaaaccatgaaaccatgaaaccatgaaaccatgaaaccatgaaaccatgaaaccatgaaaccatgtagcagaacccgacgcccggtgctgggattcaggaactgtcagactggGTCCAGCCGTAtggagttagggttagggttaggataaatctccaggaaatgaatgtaagtcaatgtaatgtcctctgaagtgatggaaacacgactgtgtgtgtgtgtgtgtgtgtgtgtggatgcctTCAGGTTAATTGTTTTTCTTGCGGCGTGGCGTCGTGGCCGGCAGGAAGCCACACCTCTGATAAGGCTCAAACAGAAGGCCATTTAAcacctctgaacacacacacacgcacgcacacacacacacacacacacacacacacacacacacacacacacacacacacacactaacaggaCGCTCAGTCAACAGCAGAATCAACATGTGGAGTGTTGGGACAGATGTTCATTAAAgcttaaaaagaaagaattcACTCACAGGTTTATATCTCAGTCCAGATGTTCGTTTCATGTTTGTTTCCAATGTTTACTAATGTTCTAGTAATTTTTTGATAATGCTGATCATGATTCCCCCTCAGCACATCCatgatttcttttttgaaaAGATGCTTAAAAAGGCCAGGAGTAAATTAGCGAGAAATGAGCTGAAAATTAGccagaaattaataaaaagtgaggagaaaatggaaatcagcaacaaaatatctttttaaatgTCAGCAGAAATGTATTGTTGATTGTTAAAATGACATATTGAAAGGTCAGATCGGTGATGCTGGAtcctttcacaagcattaaaCTCAAAGACCCCTGGAGGGTCcgcagaccccactttgagaaccgttGCTCATAAGTAAAATGTGCCCAGTGCCTTCAGGTACCAGGTGTGTGTTCTcctctctgatgtgtgtgtgtgtgtgtgtgtgtgtgtgtgtgtgtgtgtgtgtctctgcagacGAGCTGGTCGGCTGTATGGAGTGCGGCGGTCTGGTCGGAGGACTCTGGGACGAGCAGTCGTCTTCGGGAACCGTCCGACGCTCCCTCTCCGCCCCCCACCCGCCCTCCCTCGACCCCCCGGCCGCCTCCTGCGACTCCCAGTCTAAATACCACTGTGACCTGGTGGCCAGGAACGGCAGCGACGTCTACCGCTACCCGAGCCCGCTGCACGCCGTCGCCGTCCAGAGCCCCATCTTCTTCCAGATGCTGGGGAGCGGAGCTCACGGCAAAGACGATGGACTTCCAAAAAGCGGTGAAAGTTGCATCGAAGGACTAAAACTAGaatctcttcctcttctgcccTCCTTCTCCTTGGTTTCAGCTCCTCTCGTAGCCCAAAGCGCCTCCTggccagcctcctcctcctcatcccaaACTCCCGCCCATAAGCGTCTGGACGGCTACATCTACGGTCTGCTGCAGCGCCGCGCTCAGCCCGTCCGGACCAACAGACCCAGGACCAGCATCAACACTGACCCGTCCAAGAGCATCCTGAGGCAGGCCAGCCTGTGTGTGCGGCAGGTGTCCGGGCCCGGTCCGGGTCCAGCTCCCGGTCCGGGGACTCTGAGGGGGTCTGAGCTGAAGGCGTCATGGCTGCCCTGTGGAGCGGCAGGGAGCTCCTCCCCCCAGAGGCAGTGGTCGATGGAGAGCCGGGGTGAAGAGCAGGAGAACGGTGGCTGTCAGACACAAAATGGCTTCCCTGCTGGTAACAGTGACGCACTGCAGCACGGCCTCCAGGCCGACAGCGGGGACGTGGCTCTGAGTCAGAGTGATTTCACCGTCAGTAATGGCTTCCCTCTCAACAGCAGTGTCCAAAATGGCTTCCCTGTCAGCAatgacattcacacaaacacgaACACCCTGAAAAAGAGAGGCTCGTCCTCAGCTAACAGAGGACTTCCTTCACATGCAGTTTCCGCGGCGACGCTGCCCCGTGATTACAAGGAGCTGGGCAGTCCCAAAGCAAACTCCTCCCCCAAAGAGATCAAGCAGCCATGTTGTCCTCCTCCACCAACCACAGACCATGAACTTCCTCTTAAATCACCTCAGAATGTCAAAACTCAATTAGCCACACCCAATAAGAGTCCCAGGCCCCTCTCACCTGACCAAACAGGGAAAGGTCAGGATAAGTCAGTGCCAGAGCTCGTCAGTCTAGGCTCCTCCTCCCAGAGccaggatgaaggaggaggaggggcggtaggagggggaggaggtagGGGTCACATGGTGAGTGCCAAGTACGTTCCTGCTCAGCGGCAGAACGTTAAACTACGGAAGGGCGGCAGCAAGAATGTCAAGATTGTCAAGGTGAAGAACACCACGGGAGGACGGGCCCCTGAACACACCGAGCCCATGTCAGAGAGGAGGGGCGACAGGCACAACCACCGGCCCGGCTCCAAAAAGTCCCGGCTCTCAGAGGAGGTGGGCACCACCCACcacaaagcctccaagaaagcACCCGCCACTGGGACCGTGTGTGGGTCATTGACCTCCAGAACCAAACGCATCCCCGCATCCATCCCAGAAGGCCGAGTCCTGGACAAGCACGCCACATCAACCATGATCAGCATCACTAGCAGCCGGTCTGGCGTGTCCAGGCAACATCACCAGggtcaccatggaaaccaccaccaccatggtggcagtcatcaccatcatcaccacatcggtcatcaccatcaccatggaCGCGACCCAGTCGTGGTGGTCGCCAAACCCAAGTACAAACGGAACGATTACCGGCGGCTGCGGGCGATCACAGAGGTGCCGTACGACGAGGCGTTCAGGCGCGCCCAACGCCGACAGAGGAAGGAGCTGCTGAGCCAGGCCAACATGTACCTCCCCTCCGCTGGACAGTTCAGCAGCCCATACTCCTACGTGGCGGGCAGCGACTCTGAGTACTCGGCCGAGTGCGCCTCGCTCTTCCACTCCACCATCGTGGATACCAGCGAGGATGAGCGGTCCAACTACACCACCAACCGCTTCGGAGACAGCGAGTCCAGCCTGAGCGAGGAGTTCGACGGCGAGAGCACCACCACCAGCGACTCAGAGGAGAGCGGTGGAGGTGGGGCTGGAGGCGGGATGGGCAGGGGGATGGGTCAGTACGGGGCAACTGGGACTGGGGAGGGGCCACAGGAAATGACCACGGCTCAGGCCAAGGCCTTTGTCAAGATTAAGGCGTCTCACAACCTGAAGAAGAAAATCCTGAGGTTTAGATCAGGCTCGCTCAAACTCATGACCACCGTGTGAGTCAGCAGGAACCGACATCCCACCGTACCAGGCCCGCCCTGGACCCACACCGGAAACACACTATAGCTGCGGTACTGGTCCAGTTTTGGGATTTTCTATTGGAACATCAAACAGGTCTGGCTGTTTGGGGAGGAGAGCAGCCCTGCTAGCACCCACTGAGAATGAACAAGAACCAAATGTGTCTGGGTGCCTTACCTGTACACTTCCTGTGTACCTGAACCAAACCAACTGTGAACCAAACTTAACAGACGATCGGTGCCAAGGCGGTACAAGTACATTTCAACACTGACATCTAAACCAACCTGAGCCTCCAAGTCCAGGTAGTTTTCCAAAGTCACTATGGATCCCCAGGTCTTCTTCGCCTctgaaaataacatcacatcTACTGGTTCTTCAAATGGATGTGAAGCATTTTCTAGCAAAACCCTGCAAATCAGTTTTGGATTCTGTTATTTGCTGAGATTGCTCCATCATTTATGGCGCAAGGGACTGGCACATCCTGCGTCTCAGGAACTGTTGGCAGGCTAAACGGTACTGGCTGAGAGAATTGGCATTTTCcctgaaaagcaaaaaaaaaatttattaattaattttaaaaaattgcactACAGCCAAATGCAAACACTCACAGCAGCTGAAGGAATTTCAGTTTAGAAGCGACGCAGGTTTAACCCGCGCTAACCTCACAGAATTGCAGATGTTTATAACAACTCAGCCGCCTTGGATCTGGACGGCAGATCCGGTTCAGATTCTGTCAGATGTTCAGAACCAGGTTTCCCTCAACCCTCTCAGCTTCATACTGAGCTAACGAAGCCATAGCAGAGTGTGTCAGTATGCAACACAGGGTTCCCAGCATGCCTTAGTGCTTACACACTGTGAACAGCAGCTGGTCATG
It contains:
- the dact1 gene encoding dapper homolog 1 gives rise to the protein MLLSCREAGGRGEPRDRAPGPAGGDGDAERARTRERLEAALSGLAELELLRQRHELLVRAALHEPPPGRERASPRSPDEKLLEDNILLLRKQLNCLRRRDAGLISQLQELDRQISEMRLDSEASHDQVETDSRPSSGFYELSDGASGSLSNSSNSVFSECFCSAADADGRLPSTDELVGCMECGGLVGGLWDEQSSSGTVRRSLSAPHPPSLDPPAASCDSQSKYHCDLVARNGSDVYRYPSPLHAVAVQSPIFFQMLGSGAHGKDDGLPKSGESCIEGLKLESLPLLPSFSLVSAPLVAQSASWPASSSSSQTPAHKRLDGYIYGLLQRRAQPVRTNRPRTSINTDPSKSILRQASLCVRQVSGPGPGPAPGPGTLRGSELKASWLPCGAAGSSSPQRQWSMESRGEEQENGGCQTQNGFPAGNSDALQHGLQADSGDVALSQSDFTVSNGFPLNSSVQNGFPVSNDIHTNTNTLKKRGSSSANRGLPSHAVSAATLPRDYKELGSPKANSSPKEIKQPCCPPPPTTDHELPLKSPQNVKTQLATPNKSPRPLSPDQTGKGQDKSVPELVSLGSSSQSQDEGGGGAVGGGGGRGHMVSAKYVPAQRQNVKLRKGGSKNVKIVKVKNTTGGRAPEHTEPMSERRGDRHNHRPGSKKSRLSEEVGTTHHKASKKAPATGTVCGSLTSRTKRIPASIPEGRVLDKHATSTMISITSSRSGVSRQHHQGHHGNHHHHGGSHHHHHHIGHHHHHGRDPVVVVAKPKYKRNDYRRLRAITEVPYDEAFRRAQRRQRKELLSQANMYLPSAGQFSSPYSYVAGSDSEYSAECASLFHSTIVDTSEDERSNYTTNRFGDSESSLSEEFDGESTTTSDSEESGGGGAGGGMGRGMGQYGATGTGEGPQEMTTAQAKAFVKIKASHNLKKKILRFRSGSLKLMTTV